The Coffea arabica cultivar ET-39 chromosome 3c, Coffea Arabica ET-39 HiFi, whole genome shotgun sequence genome contains a region encoding:
- the LOC113735921 gene encoding uncharacterized protein, which translates to MDLEEVGAQRKLQLQESEEIRNEAYENATIYKEKSKIFHNQQVSRKSFVVGQKVILYHSRLKLFPVEIQSLKTEKKFVVNSHRLKPYYEGFSVEEIKVVHLKDPIYLA; encoded by the exons ATGGACTTGGAAGAAGTGGGGGCTCAAAGGAAATTGCAGCTACAAGAATCGGAAGAGATTAGGAATGAGGCATACGAGAATGCCACGATTTACAAGGAGAAAAGCAAAATCTTTCATAATCAGCAAGTCTCAAGGAAATCATTTGTAGTGGGGCAAAAAGTCATTTTGTATCACTCGAGACTTAAACTTTTTCCTG TAGAGATCCAAAGTTTAAAGACGGAGAAGAAGTTTGTGGTGAATAGCCATCGTCTCAAACCTTATTATGAAGGATTCTCTGTGGAAGAAATAAAAGTTGTACACCTCAAGGATCCAATTTATCTTGCTTGA
- the LOC113735922 gene encoding disease resistance protein At4g27190-like, giving the protein MVQKIIECMKDDKYRRIGIYGNGGIGKTTVLKALLSAPEIKDKFDFLIQVTVSRYWSRKKIQLEIARQIELSMEGIQSADELASKLFHALQSRKYLLLLDDVWDSINLAALGINLESHSRLVVATRSVHICKNVASDRQIEVGALSWKEAWNLFQEQVGGVINSPSIRPRAEAIVSECGGLPLMIIVIGRALAKESDVSGWRLVLGNLLSVTGLESGDVENCDEALLQKLKVGYDKLHDYDLKCCFLYCVLFPEDHNIQIIELINYWIQEGLVTGNSADASRKGFRIVRHLTEASLVEPVDGVSIKMHDLIRDLASWIILSEEGSLDFLVGRKFNKVGNQELMLEPRTISIAKSPQKLPRVENCLLSRAGAGLQLPPKESEWEEAEMIFLMDNDISKLPEELNCRKLKMLFLQRNRRLTTIPASFFNSMPRLQVVNLSKTNIRSLPASLYSLSGLQALILRHCPCLSEISPRIGEVKSIEILDLTGTEIYSLPHSIGQLSSLKHLHVSFYAYVDDKKFHNKHKNLVPCGIISELQSLEELSIEVQSGDTQWNTDAEFVAKELSNLNKLDTLCICFPEIKFLRTFLGSSPAWKADNLRKFKFVIGHDIKRSASRVPRHAEQDYDQQHKCLRYVSTDIDHIPNEVKEVLKRATAFYLDHQSRIRSLTEFGIQIIRQLKFCTVSECSDIESIVDGGSIIDEIALPNLSHLSLHYLWNLNKIWKGEITAESFKALKVLSVHTCPRLGFVLSCSMVQYFPSLEDLTVEDCASMTEIILCEMQTEVCSAEIPKLKKLELRYLPQLLRICHQSYQYIEHLNIKYCPKFESN; this is encoded by the coding sequence ATGGTACAGAAGATAATTGAATGCATGAAAGATGATAAATACAGAAGAATTGGCATCTACGGAAATGGTGGAATTGGCAAGACAACCGTACTTAAGGCCTTGTTATCCGCTcctgaaataaaagataaatttgattttcttaTTCAGGTGACCGTCTCAAGATATTGGAGCAGGAAAAAGATTCAGCTTGAGATTGCAAGGCAGATAGAGCTCAGCATGGAAGGCATTCAATCAGCAGATGAACTTGCAAGCAAGTTATTTCATGCACTACAAAGCAGGAAATATTTGCTGCTACTTGATGACGTATGGGACAGTATTAATTTGGCGGCATTAGGTATTAATTTGGAGAGCCATTCTAGATTAGTGGTGGCAACAAGATCAGTTCACATTTGCAAAAATGTGGCCTCAGATCGACAGATAGAAGTAGGTGCCCTTTCTTGGAAAGAAGCTTGGAATCTATTCCAGGAACAGGTAGGAGGTGTCATTAACTCCCCCAGTATAAGGCCTCGTGCAGAAGCCATAGTTTCAGAATGTGGTGGTTTGCCATTGATGATCATTGTTATTGGAAGAGCCTTGGCTAAGGAAAGTGATGTCTCGGGCTGGAGGCTTGTGCTGGGTAATCTTTTATCAGTTACTGGATTAGAATCTGGTGACGTTGAAAATTGTGATGAAGCTCTACTCCAGAAGCTAAAAGTTGGTTACGACAAATTGCATGACTATGATTTGAAATGCTGCTTCCTATACTGTGTCTTGTTTCCAGAGGATCATAACATTCAAATAATTGAGCTTATCAATTATTGGATCCAGGAGGGCCTTGTCACGGGGAATTCAGCAGATGCATCAAGGAAAGGGTTCAGAATTGTTCGGCATCTTACTGAAGCCTCTCTAGTGGAACCTGTTGATGGTGTTTCAATTAAAATGCATGACTTGATAAGGGATTTGGCATCATGGATCATCTTATCGGAAGAAGGATCCTTGGATTTCTTGGTGGGAAGGAAATTTAACAAAGTTGGGAACCAAGAGCTGATGTTGGAACCAAGGACAATATCAATAGCAAAGAGCCCCCAAAAGTTGCCCAGGGTAGAAAATTGCCTCCTGTCAAGAGCTGGGGCAGGTTTACAATTGCCACCAAAAGAAAGTGAATGGGAAGAAGCCGAGATGATATTTCTCATGGATAATGACATTTCAAAGCTACCCGAGGAGCTAAATTGCCGCAAGTTAAAGATGTTGTTCCTTCAAAGAAACAGACGTCTTACAACTATACCTGCATCATTTTTCAACAGCATGCCTCGTCTACAAGTTGTGAATCTATCCAAGACAAATATAAGATCCTTACCAGCATCACTTTACAGTTTAAGTGGGCTCCAAGCGCTGATTCTTCGCCATTGCCCATGCTTATCTGAAATTTCTCCCAGAATTGGGGAAGTAAAGTCCATAGAGATTCTTGATCTGACAGGTACTGAGATTTATAGCCTACCTCATAGCATTGGCCAGTTATCATCTCTCAAGCATCTTCATGTATCTTTTTATGCATACGTGGATGACAAGAAGTTTCATAATAAACACAAAAATTTGGTTCCTTGTGGTATAATTTCTGAGCTTCAGTCACTGGAAGAATTGAGCATTGAAGTGCAATCCGGGGATACTCAGTGGAATACAGATGCAGAATTTGTAGCAAAGGAATTGAGCAATCTGAACAAATTGGATACTCTTTGTATCTGTTTCCCCGAAATAAAGTTTCTACGGACTTTCCTTGGATCCAGTCCTGCTTGGAAAGCTGATAATTTGAGGAAGTTCAAATTTGTCATTGGCCATGACATCAAAAGGTCGGCATCTCGTGTCCCAAGACATGCAGAGCAGGATTATGATCAGCAACACAAGTGCTTGAGATATGTCAGTACTGATATTGATCACATACCTAATGAAGTTAAGGAAGTCCTCAAGCGGGCCACAGCCTTCTATCTTGATCACCAATCTAGGATCAGAAGCTTAACAGAGTTTGGCATTCAAATTATCAGACAACTGAAGTTCTGTACTGTAAGCGAATGTTCTGACATCGAGTCCATTGTAGATGGTGGCAGTATCATTGATGAAATTGCATTACCAAATCTATCTCACCTAAGTCTTCATTACTTGTGGAACTTGAACAAAATCTGGAAAGGTGAGATAACTGCTGAAAGTTTCAAGGCTTTAAAAGTTTTGTCGGTTCACACATGTCCGAGGTTGGGATTTGTTCTTTCATGCTCTATGGTACAATATTTTCCTAGCCTTGAAGACCTTACGGTAGAAGATTGTGCATCTATGACAGAAATCATACTATGTGAGATGCAGACCGAGGTTTGTTCTGCTGAAATTCCAAAACTGAAGAAGTTGGAACTTCGTTATCTGCCTCAATTGCTTAGAATCTGCCATCAATCTTATCAGTATATTGAGCATCTCAATATTAAATACTGCCCAAAGTTTGAGTCCAACTAG